One stretch of Paramormyrops kingsleyae isolate MSU_618 chromosome 4, PKINGS_0.4, whole genome shotgun sequence DNA includes these proteins:
- the ift57 gene encoding intraflagellar transport protein 57 homolog, whose translation MADEARRGEEDERGPGAAYNMFVVMEDLLDKLKLLDYEAEVLGKHNMKALSRHYFASSPYMPSNPGEQYFMFTILASWLINQAGRPFEQPQEYDDPNATVSNILSELRAFGGQVDFPPSRLKAGSGEHVCYVLDRLAEEALKKKGFAWKKPKYPTEELEEESLVEDDAELTLSKVEEDMTEEPDDNEEENLIDLEALKARTSQNEANGSSKPDEILESNTDVAEWNLEVERVLPQLKVTVRADNKDWRIHVDQMHQHKDGIESSLKEAKGYLNKLQEDISKTLEKVTSREKYINKQLEHLVQDYRSAHAKLSQSREHYQQGSGGVTERTRVLSEISEDLEKVKQEMEERGSSMSDGAPLVKIKQSLTKLKQEVVQMDIRIGVVEHTILQAQLKEKSNMTRDMHATSIPEPAVGTY comes from the exons ATGGCAGATGAGGCCAGACGAGGGGAGGAGGATGAGCGCGGTCCCGGAGCTGCATATAACATGTTCGTGGTCATGGAGGACCTTCTTGACAAGCTGAAACTTCTAGACTATGAAGCGGAGGTTCTGGGGAAGCACAACATGAAAGCGCTTTCTAG GCATTATTTTGCATCCAGCCCCTACATGCCATCCAACCCAGGGGAGCAGTACTTCATGTTCACCATCCTGGCGTCGTGGCTTATCAACCAAGCGGGCAGACCTTTCGAGCAGCCACAGGAATACGACGATCCCAATGCCACGGTGTCCAACATCCTGTCAGAGCTGCGGGCTTTC GGTGGGCAGGTCGACTTCCCCCCCTCCAGATTGAAGGCCGGCTCCGGGGAGCACGTCTGCTATGTGCTGGACCGTCTGGCTGAGGAGGCTTTGAAAAAGAAGGGCTTTGCGTGGAAGAA GCCAAAGTATCCAACAGAGGAACTGGAGGAGGAGTCTCTTGTGGAAGATGATGCAGAACTTACATTGAGCAAAGTGGAGGAAGACATGACT GAGGAACCCGATGACAATGAGGAAGAAAATCTCATTGACTTGGAAGCTCTGAAGGCAAGGACCAGTCAAAAT GAGGCCAATGGCTCTTCAAAGCCAGATGAGATTTTAGAGTCCAACACGGACGTGGCTGAGTGGAACCTGGAAGTTGAAAGAGTCCTTCCTCAGCTGAAAGTGACCGTCAGAGCCGACAACAAG GACTGGAGGATACATGTCGACCAAATGCACCAGCACAAAGATGGCATCGAATCCTCGCTGAAGGAAGCCAAA GGTTACCTCAACAAGCTGCAGGAAGACATCAGCAAGACGCTGGAGAAGGTGACCAGCCGTGAGAAGTACATCAACAAGCAGCTGGAGCACCTGGTCCAGGACTACCGCAGCGCTCACGCCAAGCTCAGTCAG TCCAGGGAGCACTATCAGCAAGGCAGCGGCGGAGTGACCGAGAGGACCAGAGTTCTGTCTGAG ATCTCTGAGGATCTGgagaaggtgaagcaggagatggAGGAGAGGGGAAGCAGTATGTCTGATGGAG CCCCCTTGGTCAAAATCAAGCAGAGCCTGACCAAGCTGAAGCAGGAGGTGGTTCAGATGGACATCCGTATCGGAGTGGTGGAGCACACCATCCTGCAGGCCCAGCTGAAGGAGAAATCCAACATGACCCGAGACATGCACGCCACCAGCATCCCAGAGCCGGCCGTCGGCACCTACTGA